The Buteo buteo chromosome 1, bButBut1.hap1.1, whole genome shotgun sequence sequence GAGATGGGGGAAAGGAGAAGTTTGAGTTAAACTGTAACTTACAAGGTTTGTCATCAGACCAGGGTTTACGGTCCAATTAGGTGGAGCTTTTTACCAATAGTGCTGCTGAGATAACAGTGATCTGTGCCCTGAATTACTCCCCTTGACTTCCAACAGCTCCAAAGTTTAACCGCAGCTTTCCCTTCTTTATGACGGGGTTGCCTGGCTGACAGGCAttgaaaaacattgaaaaacacacatttgtttttcaaaaacattgcAAGAGGTTGCGGGAATTCAGGTTTGCAAAAAGTTGTTCAGAAGATGCTTTCTGGAAGAGGACATACCTTACATCCCACCAGCTGGCTATATTAGGCTCATACAAAATGCCAGCTAGCCTAGGAGTccgctggggagggaggaagggaaatggGAAGCTGAAATGCACAGTCAGTATGGGAgataacacattaaaaaaaaaaagctcatcaGCAACATTTTAAGGATTTTAACAGTCTGTCCTTTATTCAGAGCTGGGGTGACACTGACTGAGCAACCAGGCCCTGCAAGtgcttttcttccacagaaaagcAACCCACTTCTACCCGCAATCCTGGTGCATCAGATGTAACTGCCTTTTGTCACCCTGAGAAAACACCACCATAAACACCTACCTCAGCTCATTCCCTTCACCAAGAGCTCCTTCACAAGGAGTGCCCACTGCCTCCCGTCACAACTGCCATGGTGTCTGGCCAAAGCTCACCACAGGGCCTGCAGCCCCCTTCGTGTACGGCTTCTCTGGATCTGTGAAGTGGCACTGCGGGAAGACAGGCAGTCAGCTGCAGAGCACACCTCTCAGCCACAGCCAggaaacaaagagcaaaatgtcTCAATAGCTAAGAAGAAAGGAAGTGTgctaacaaaaccaaacctgtaATGACTTTTTCCACGTGGtaagaataaaatattatttccaagGAGACAGTGgaaaaattcagctgaaattaattttcaccaATTTAATGTGTATTACAGTAAATACAATTTCAATAAAGATTCAGGAgtagaggttaaaaaaaacctccctcaatacatttttgctttctctgcaaagAACAAAGTATAAATTACATGCTCTACCATTGTATTTTACAGAGAAATGGCAACCAGAAACTAGTTTATTCCATTTTACGCCAACACCATCCACGTGCAAACGTTCCCGTTTTCCAAACTATGTGAAACAACTCCATCACACAACTTAAAACGCTACCACAAATGAGCAAAGCCATCTTCCCCAGTACGCTGCCTCATGCTCTAGTTACACAAACCCTGGCACCTCGAGTGGCAAGAAGTGGGTTCATTTACAGAGGGTCCACTGTAAGCCCACTGGTGTGCAGGtctcgggggcgggggggggggggggctgcctggcGGAGGAGGGTGCCTGGGGGCCTCTCCAAAGCTCTGGTCTCACCCGCCCTTTCAAAAGGTGGAGCAACAGCCTCAGGTTTTCAACAGGTTTTGTCTCAGACATGGAGAAGGGCTTCTGCATCTGAACTTTTTTCCCAGATGTCTCAGCTGGTTCAACAGAAGAGCACCTCTCCCCCAAACCTTGCCTCCTTCCCACAACTTGGAATGATTCAGGTGAAAGGAAAATACCTGCAACTAtaaaagctggaggagaaaaggagcTGAGCAAAGTGCTAGGGGAAATTCTCACAGCCCTTAGAAATATGGCTAAGGGTCAGGTTCATATCTCACTGAAACTGAAGCCACTGCAGTTGGTACAAGAAGAGAGCTGTTCCCTGCCCACGCCTGCATGTCCCTCATCCCTCCCATGCCAGGGACACTTCACACGGTGAAGTGGGTCCACTCAGCTGGCTGATCAGACAGAAAACGGCACTGGGGTtatggctggggggggggtgcattGCCACCTAGGCAAGCTGCCTGAACCCCTCGTGCCACAGACACCCAAACACAAGGTCCAGCGCACAGTGGGGAGTTCATGGCTGGGGCCAAGGGTGtcagctgctttgcagcagctCACAGCATGTCAGACCCAAAGGAAAGTAGTAGAAGTGGTTTCACATTTACCTGCAGTCTTATGCTGGCTGGGCCAAAGGTTTGTCACAGGATGTTTCACGCAGCCTGGCTGAGCTTCTGCTTCCTACACTTGGCTGTTATTTTTCACCACCCTTTCCGCGGTGGCACTCTTCCTCTTAGTCACTTGGATTTATAGGACCACAATGTCGTGCTGGTACAGGTGATGGGTTACCTTAATTTTTCAGCCTGCTTTTTAGTCACTTCAGCACACAGGATGCTCTGATCTTTCCATATGCTGAAACACCTTCCTGACTTTGAGTCAAGCCACCTTTTCACTCCCACGTTATGCTAACATTGTCTGGTGCTATGCCCGACCTACTGACCTGGtgacctgctgcagctggactCCCTTCCAGCCACGCTGGCTGTCCCACGTCCTCCAGCCCATGCTGTTAGCACACCACAGTTCCTGAGCTAGGTGCCTGCAGCGCATACTTTCCTGAAAttagagggagggaaaaatctGACCCCCCTTGCATTAACAAGACCATATTTACCAAGAAATACACCAGGCACAAGTTGCCTTGGATGACCCTATCGTGAGTCCCTGCCCCTGGCAAAGGTGTGTGAAAGCTCCCATGTGCCACTGTCCCAAGTGGGCTTCTAAGTCAAAGATCCAGACCCACCACAAAGGGCTGCTGATGCCTTGGCAACCTTTGCCCATATCCCCGCAGGAACTAGCACCCCTACATACGTACAGCTACTCCTGGACAAAGAGCTGGTGTTGCTTTGATACGCCTTTCTACAAAGTACAATGGAAGCACACAAAGGCAAGTGTTTGTGTTGGTTACagagttttctgttttgctgagcAACTGCTGGtgtttcatttttgcctttgcaaGGCGCATTTGAtcttcctgctgcctccaaaAGCATTTGTTATCTCAACATTCGATGGAGGAACatttggaaaaggaaggggaactGAAATGCAACATTTGACACTGGAGGAGAAGCTTCCAGAGGACACTGTTTACTTCTGCAAAAACACACTAGCTAATAATAAAGCTGCTTAGAGATAGGTGTATTTGAGAATTTTTTAATGGACTGTTTCTAAACACAGCAGTGAGTGTCCTTGTGAAGATTTGGAATAGAATAGCTTGGGAAtggaagaagaagagaagatACTACCTGCCAGCAGATACAAACAGGGTTTTAGCGAGGAAGTAGTTCAGCCTTTGTCTCTTTTGCacttaaaaagttatttcttatttctgtgtATTAATCATAAAACGCTCATGCAAACAGCACTCTCAGTATTATAGCCTAGAACCTAAACCTTCATTTTTCAGGCAATGAACCTAAAATACAGCTATGGCTTACctttgtaaaatgcattttcagatgAATTTGGAAAACTCCCACTGAAAACACGCAATGATTTTCAAGTTTAGGACACAAGGACTATTTTGAAACTTGAATTTTTACTCTACTTAGCTAcaccttctttttcctctcattaCAAGATGAACACTTGCTTGTGACAAGTTGTCACCAGACAAAAGACACCAGTAGGTTCAAAGGCACTATAAAGTGTGAGCTCTTCCCAAATCTAAGCTACTTAAAGACACTTTAATATGTTAAAAATGGATTAATAACTTTTGCCACAACCTCTCTAAGGTAATATTACAAGTATTAAGAAACTGATTCATACTAATTATATCACAAGACTTTTTTATTACTAGTAAATGCCTTATAAGCAAAGTTCAAAACGAAGTTGCATGCATCCAATCCTCCCGCTACAAAATGCAACTTTGTCACATAATTGTTCAGAAACTCActattctttgcttttatacTGCTTTTCTTCAACTTAATACTTTCTCCACCCCAAAATTATAAACCCTTTTTAAGAACAATTTCTGTATAAGGACCAAGAGGGCCCTAAAAGCAGTTATGCTTCCTAACATTTTCACATATTTCTATCTTACATGCAGTCAGGCTGAAAAATCTACTGTTCCTAATTTGctcaaaatatatttgacatCACCTGTTtaaatagtaaaagaaaaaaaacccaaaactttacAAGGCGtacattaaaaagaagtgtTCAGAACCAACAGAAGTCTGTTCCAGCCCCAGAAAGGACTTCCTGTGACCAAAGCCATTGATTCCTTATATGCTTTCTCATTGCCCTGCAACAGGAACTTATTTGCCTGTTCACCATCATCAGTAATGCAAAACTACACAGTTAGCAAACCCTGAACACATGGCTCTGGACTGCAATGTCTCTCAGACATATCGGTTTAAATAACCTTAAAATACGACACCCATCTTCACAGCTGGAGCAGTACGCAGCGTTATTTCTAGGTGCAAATGCACGCACAGTTATGACCCATTACTCAAGGACCAGAGCGGTCATCAGGAAAGGCTGTTGGAATACTATAATGAGTTTGGCAACCAAACGCTCTGCATCACTGAACCACAGCCCTGCATGCAGGCAGATGCAAAGCCACCCATGGAGAAAAGCATGCTTGCATTGCCTACCAGTATGTAAATTGAGGTAAACTCCACCATATCATTTTCCTGGAACAGGCCTGTCTGTTGCTTCCTCCACAGAAATTAATTCCAGAATGTGCCATACAAGCTCTTTAACACCATGAGTCAAAGAAAAGGTTAACTACCATGCAAATCCTGTAACTGAGAGCATTAACCAGTTGAAAACATGAATGGTTTGGAGCAATGTAATTGTTAGCCTGCAGTTGCTCTTTGTATTGTTCATAGGCATTCTCCTGTAAACAAGTTCTTCCTGTAAGACTACAAATAAAACCAGTAGGCATGagtcaaaacaaataaaataacaacaaaaaaatgaggaTCACTTTGCATGATGAATTTGTAGCTCAGAGTCAACCACCTGTCATGCAGACTTGGCAATAGCTCTGGGCTGCTCTGTGTTTGGTTTAAGTCAGTAGTATGTGTTCAATTTTTTGATAAACAAGCTGGGCTCACTCTGCGCAGGCAACTTAGAGCTCAGCTCACTTCGTCCAGGCAACTCTGCAGAAGTCTGTTCTTTTCACATAAAAAGAAACCACTGCCAGCAATCACAGCAAGAGCAAAAggtaattttaaatacttctctCTTGACTTCTTATTCTGGACCTCACACACTCTCAGAGTCCTGACTGCTTCTAGACATGTCAGGATAAAAATTGTTATTACAATTCTTACATGCAACAAGCTCCAActcaaactgaaaattattcatGTAATAAATCAGAACACCAAACATGTACAGCCAGATTTTATTTACATTCTAAAATCACTTTGCATTTTCCCACATGCTCTCACTAAGAGACATCGGTGTCATATAAAATCTTGGGCTTACAGTCTTGAGAGCTTGATAGAAGTTTTCTTGTACTACACAGGACCAGCAGAGCAGCTTCACTTGTTGAAGCTTCTACGAAGGTTGAAGTCATTTAAGGATAATCAAAACTTACATTGTAGGATAATCTCATTTgcatattttcagaaacaagaatgttttcaccagcttttataaataaacaGTATAAAACAGCTATAGTTATGTAGTACTTACACTTTAGCTGGACTAAAATATCagtatttatattaatttcaaCTACCTGTTTTCTAAAGGCTCTTCTacattttttaagtcttttcatTTCCACAGATTTCCAAACACAATCCCTATGAAGAGCAGAACTCCTACAGTACGATTTGAAGCAAATTTCTTCCAACAGTCTTCAGGTTTGTCTATGTCCAAAGTGTAAATCTGCAAAAGCACAGTATAACATTCTAGGATTATTATTCTACAGACTCATAAATATTTGACACATCACAAACAGACACAGAACTTCAAAAACAGAATCTCAAATTCCAAAGTCTACCCTCACCGCCACAATAAACAGGAATACTCTGTGCTTACAAAGGATTTTTTGCATAACTGGCATCTCTAGTTACCTGACAGATTTATTCAACATATAGCAGAAAAGTCAAGGGTCATATATGAACATGATTCCTGGACCCTCTCAATGAAGGACAGTATAAACAGCCCAGATACTGGTGGGACTggtttgacatttaaaaatgcaaagttatCTGGGCATGTAAATAAGTCTTTTTGAGATTTTCCTCAGTAGGTAGCCACCTAATTCTTCTGTGggaactttaaataaaaataaaatcccccaAACCTGCCTGCACTTTTAAATCTCTGCTGCAAGGTGTTGCTCCGTGTTTCAATAGAGACAAGGCACTGGAGAGCCAGCAGTGAACCAGGCTAACTGGAATTCACAGGAAGATGCCCGGCCCTGCCTAGTCACACAGTACTGGTTTAGTCCAGTTGCTCTCAGCCATGTTTGTTCAACtctcttgcaaaaaaaagaaccagGACACCTGCAACAACAGCTAGACGCAAGGCTTGCCCAGCCTGGCAGCTATCTGCTGTGAGTCACAActaaaggtgaaaaaaaccacacagtgCAGCAAGAGCAAAGTTACTGAACAATATTCCTGGAAACAAAACTTGGTGCAAAAGTCTTGAGAAGGatgacaagaaaaaatgttaagCAAGACAAGTGAAAGGATTAATAAAAAAGTACACCCCAAAACCTCAAACCTTGCAATTCAGCCTCTGAAGGAGTCAGAACATATTCAACTAAAAGAATTGAAACTTTCCCTGAGAGACTTGTTCCTCTGCCATTTGCAGTTGTACAGAGGTGACAGGGCTGGTTTCTGATCAAATAATCTGAAATGCTGTCCACAAGCTTCTAAGACACAATGTTATCCACACCCTTGAAAACCTGTCAGGCCCTCAAGCACAGGGAGCTGAAAACACTGAACTGACAAATAAAACCTAACAGCAGCCAAAGCATGAGATACaccttcagaaatgcaaagcaaataaaagatgttatttttctatGAGTGAACTTCTTGAATGGGGTAGAAGTTTGACATCTTCATGACCCAAATTCCTCTGTCTCAGGCACAAATTCAATGAATTAAGGAAAACCTACTCCTCATATGTCTTACTCAGCGTTCTAAACTCAGGTAGTTAAGCACATGTTCAGAAATCTTGAGCAAGAAGATAAGCATGAGAATGTTTAAGCAGaactaatattaaaataatcattCAAAAAGAAGCTACTCTGTGGTACACGGAACAATGCTGCTCTTGTGACTTTAGCAGCCTACAGAATTGTTCTGCACTCTTCATGACTTAGATTCAGTAGGGCTGCATTCTCACTTATGAGAACCCTCCCTGCAGCAAAGTCATTTCCATTTGTGCCAAAACTACAACGTAAGGCCTCTCTGACAATTCAAACTGTAAACCATTATATAGTGGAATGTAGTATTCTTCCCTCATAGATTTCCAAGCACAATTACTATGAAGAGCAGTGGCTGACAAGTACCAGATGACATCATCACAAGAATTCTCTTGCTCAGAGGTATGTTTAATATCCATCACCTGCATGCACTCCTCCCATTAAAGTGTAACATGAGTCtaatgtactttaaaaagtttcaCATTAACCACAGACTTAACTTCTCCAACTGTCCATGGTTTTACTACTTGCAATGCACAAACCTCTTTGCTATCACTCACCTATCAAGACCAGCAATTAATTTTCACATAGACTGGTCACTACAAGACTGGGCAACACAGTTGTTAGGATTCAGAAAGAACAGGGTTACAAGATCCTATCTGCTTCTTTCACTGACAAagctatttcctttctttctgttattcattaaaatttctAAACTAATACAACTACAAGACTGAACTGGATTGTTCTCTGCTGTAAAAAGAACTGTGAATTAGAACTGTCAATTGCCATAAAATTATAATATTAACATCTGCTGTAGATGAAGTGTACAAGCCACAGAAAATTTTGTTATACTGTCAGATCCCAGACTGAAGCTCGAGACCACAATACAGAATAATTATTTAGATGTAAAATTAACCATCTCTAAGagacagaagacaaaacagTCATTTTCACATAGCTACTGTACagcatgttattaaaaaaaaaaaaaaagcctgcatgTGTCCTTGATACTGTAGAccatacaattttttaaaggaagtgaaTGATAATAATGTACATCAATTGTAGTCTCAGATTGTATGTGCTGAGCAAGAGCTGCATCAGAACAGTAAAAACTGCACAATCTTGCAGGACATTGAGGTGGATCTAGCTGCAGCTGCTACTGGAAGCAAGATTCCCTTGAGATCACAGCTTTACACGAAGCAGTTCTTTTGTTTAGGAACAGATTGAAAAACAATGCTGTACAATCTGTGGATGGCTGGAGGTCTGTTCAAATGAAAGGTCTGCAAAAGGTACTTAAGAGAAGCAAGCTTACTGTCAGAAGACTTCAGTTCTCTTTACAGGTATTGTTTTTTTTAGGTAGTTGGTGAATTGATGGGAGTTGAAAAGCACTCTGATTTCTTATCAAGAACTTCCACATGgaaaaagtataaataaatCCATCAAACCTGGTGTGCTAGGTGAGCCCctacagcagccacagcagagtAATACGGGAATGTCTGGTTACAATTCATTCCTGCTATGCACAAACTCAGGAGCATTGCAAGGCTGAAGCCACCGAGCCACTGCTTCGTGTCCTCCTTAAACTGTAATGCTGTTGACTTCACACCGATAATGATGTCGTCCCTCTTATCCTAGAATGAAGGGATGaattagcaaaaaaatccacaatCCAACTGCCACTTCATAAGGAAAATAAGAAGGGAGGCCTTGCTTAAGTTTCCAACGCTTCTTACTGGGAACCCAATTTAGGAGCATTTTTAGGTCCctacattaaaatttaaattagaagGTTGGTCCTTAGACTTGCTTTAGCAGCCAAGAGCTAATACCAACATCAAAGTTATTTACACAATGCCAATGCGTAGGCACACAAAGTGCATTATACTTCCAGCTTTCTACCTGATACataaaacatttgcaaacagcaataaaaagtgCAAGGGCTGAGGTTTCTTTGGTGCTGTTTTAGCTCAGCTGAGCATGAAGAACTGCAACAGGTTAGTACTGCTGTTTGACAACAAAGTTGTAAATtaaacacacaaacatacacagaTAACTAAAACTTCCCACTGTTACTCTACCTGATGTGCATAAATAGTATCGTATACCAGCGTCCACATTACTCCAGCTAAGTACAAGGGCAAACACACAGACCACTCACATGACCCTCTGATGGCAGACCAGCCAAGAAGGGCTCCCCAATTAAATGTAAGTCCTAAAAACAtcaagagagtaaaaaaaagaaaagaagttacaAGATTTCCAGGAGCAATCTAAATTACATGTATagaattaaatattatttgttcCAGGCTGTATCATAACAGCAGCTCTTTGTACAACACTGGCATCTCTATTTTTCTACCACTTATTTTCAGGCAGGTAATAAATACAAGTAAATTGACATTAAATACCCTGGACATACAAGGATAAATACGTATAGCCACGCATTTTTCCccaatttaaattttacttcaCTAGCATAGGGAAACATTTGCACAGAACTATTCCAGTGTACTCAAACAATGGGTCTAAAGTTAAGACGCTTAGATGTTAGTATAAAAAAAGACGTTGGTATAACTGACTGCAAGAGTGCACAGCAGCCAGCTATGGTACTTCAAGGCTGAAAATGACAATTTGGGTTGAAAAGGCTGAAGGCAGCTGGAATGTGAAGGCCAAGATACAAAGACACCTGAAATATAAGCCCCATCAGTGTCTGCACAGGAGTTATATTAGAGGCTAAAGACTGAAATGCAGGACAAATGCATGTTTAAGAAAGGTTTAGAGATAACCCCAAAACTAAAGCCAATTCTcaaatgacaaatatttatcttctccctcctttcctccctcccctcactCTGTCAAAATAAGGAactgtttttaacaaaaaaaccccagacattAACTCTTATATGTGTTATAAATTGTTTAAGGAGCTTCTGGCACAACAGAACTTTGTCTATAtggtatttttactttaaagttataaaaaaaatcagattgctTAAGTTCAATTACTAATTTGTAAAACACCCCAAAAACtcaatcagaagaaaaaaacagtaaaaagtaTTTCCAGCTCACCCAAAACTAACTGTGGCCAATATGTTATTCTCTTCATCAGGGGGTAGGTTATCACAAGAGGCAAAGAGGCTGTTCCCAGAACAATACTGGAAAAAGTACCAAGAGGTTTATTGTTTGCCAGTCTAAAGATCATAAGATACAGCGCAGCGTTACAGGAGCTGTACATAGTACTGAACTAATTCTTTTACTTTCACATATAATTCCACAACTAATAACCTCCTCCCTCTGGCCCCAAcaccttttctgctgaaaatctcTGTGCTTAACTCTGGACCTGGAATCAaagtttaaaaaccaaaagataACTTATACGTCACCTATAGTAATTCAGAGACAGAAGCACACAAAGTGCCAAGCTGAGCTGTCCCCCAAGAAAAATGAAGGCCTGAAAAGTAGAGATATCTCCAGCTGCCAGAGGCCTACTTGCTGTCCTTGCAACctaaaaatgaacagaataaTGTTAATATAAAATCCAACATAACACATTCCAATATATCTTAAAACTAAAAGCCACAC is a genomic window containing:
- the COQ2 gene encoding 4-hydroxybenzoate polyprenyltransferase, mitochondrial, translated to MAALLALLSRGAPGLRVARLPFAASAPPLRRPSAPPGPPRPLSFSAAELVRAAPGPLRPYLRLMRLHQPAGTWLLYLPCTWSVGLAAEPGCLPDWHMLSLFGIGAVLMRGAGCTINDMWDRGYDKKVARTASRPLAAGDISTFQAFIFLGGQLSLALCVLLSLNYYSIVLGTASLPLVITYPLMKRITYWPQLVLGLTFNWGALLGWSAIRGSCEWSVCLPLYLAGVMWTLVYDTIYAHQDKRDDIIIGVKSTALQFKEDTKQWLGGFSLAMLLSLCIAGMNCNQTFPYYSAVAAVGAHLAHQIYTLDIDKPEDCWKKFASNRTVGVLLFIGIVFGNLWK